The Metallosphaera hakonensis JCM 8857 = DSM 7519 genome includes the window CATTTATCTGATGGAAAAAGACCTTTACGAGGTAAATGACGAATATGTGGAGGCTAGAGTGATTGAAAGCTTGTCGGATTTGCTGATATCTCTTAACCTGTGGAGGGAAGGTTACACTAGAAATTCTGCGGGTAAAGCATTCAGTGCAGTAAAGGCGCTACTGAGCTCGTTAATAGTTACTAATGAAGAGAAGATGCTAAACTTAGCTAAGGACGAGAGGGAGAAGAAATGGATTGAGAGGAAGGCACATATAGTACCCAGTCACAGCATGTACGCTTTAGCGCAGATGTTGAAGGATGCGGGAGTAGACGTTACAAACCTTGTAAACTACGCCTCAGATTTACATGAGTATCAATATAACGGCTTTGAGCCAGATTTTAGTAAGTATAGTAGAAGGGAGGACGTATTAAGGGATTTGATGACTGTAATCAAGGGTACTAAGGAGGTAATTAGGACATACTTCTCTAAATTTGAAGTGAAAGAGATCTCCGAAAAAATAGATGAATTAATTAAGGAACTCACGAAATGAGACTTCAACAAATTTTATTACGAAATATAAAAGTGATATGGGCCTCTGGATTAATTTAGCTCTTCTCGATTTCTACCACTCTAAGCAACTTCAAACATCTATATAGTCTTACGAACAAAATAGATAGCATGCAAGAGTTACCTAAACCTTGGTTTGACCTTCACGCTTACAAGAGGACGAGGCTTCTGGAGACTAAGTATGAAGTAGATATAGCGAAACGCTTTCTTGATGAGGGACTAATTAGGAACGCCGCAGGCAAGGCCTATCAAGCCTGGAAGGCCTTAGTCGCTTCATACGCCGTAGATTATAGGGATAAGTTGAAGGATTTCTTCCCAGGAAAGGTGAAGATAAAGGGGAATAAGAGGGTTGAGAAGGTCGATTG containing:
- a CDS encoding PaREP1 family protein, which produces MEKDLYEVNDEYVEARVIESLSDLLISLNLWREGYTRNSAGKAFSAVKALLSSLIVTNEEKMLNLAKDEREKKWIERKAHIVPSHSMYALAQMLKDAGVDVTNLVNYASDLHEYQYNGFEPDFSKYSRREDVLRDLMTVIKGTKEVIRTYFSKFEVKEISEKIDELIKELTK
- a CDS encoding PaREP1 family protein; this encodes MQELPKPWFDLHAYKRTRLLETKYEVDIAKRFLDEGLIRNAAGKAYQAWKALVASYAVDYRDKLKDFFPGKVKIKGNKRVEKVDWIIAVIPSSVIKTVSQVIGGEVNVYTNLALILHQYRYNGPDKEGILSPYSSDDLAKNDVLLLISETEKILAKETT